One stretch of Streptomyces hygroscopicus DNA includes these proteins:
- a CDS encoding sugar hydrolase, whose product MSRRVSTRFRTLPCWASALLLALGMTALAPEASARTAVPSTIPLKFTNNSGRGDQIYVYTIGTLLSTGQQGWADASGTFHPWPAGGNPPTPAPDASIAGPANGQALTIRIPKLSGRVYFSYGQKLDFRLTTGGLVQPAVQNPSDPNRNILFNWSEFTLDDSGLYINSTQVDMFSAPYAVGVQGADGGVKSAGHLRPGGYNGVFNALRAQPGGWAGLIQTRPDGTLLRALAPGHGIEAGGLPANTMDDYINRVWQKYTSATLTVTPFADRPNTKYFGRVSGDVMNFTNGAGAVVTSFQKPDSDSVFGCYKRLDAPNDEVRGPISRTLCAGYNRTTLLTNANQPDTSDAGFYTDAVTNHYARAIHAQMADGKAYAFAFDDVGQHESLVHDGNPQQASITLDPFN is encoded by the coding sequence ATGTCCAGACGCGTCTCCACCCGATTCCGGACCCTGCCCTGCTGGGCATCAGCCCTGCTGCTCGCCCTGGGCATGACCGCGCTGGCCCCCGAGGCGTCCGCCCGGACGGCCGTGCCGAGCACGATCCCGCTGAAGTTCACCAACAATTCCGGGCGCGGCGACCAGATCTACGTCTACACGATCGGCACCCTGCTCTCGACCGGGCAGCAGGGCTGGGCCGACGCCTCCGGCACCTTCCACCCCTGGCCCGCCGGCGGCAACCCGCCGACCCCGGCCCCCGACGCGTCGATCGCCGGTCCGGCAAACGGCCAGGCCCTGACGATCCGCATCCCGAAGCTCTCCGGCCGGGTCTACTTCTCCTACGGCCAGAAGCTGGACTTCAGGCTCACCACCGGCGGCCTGGTGCAGCCCGCCGTGCAGAACCCCTCCGATCCCAACAGGAACATCCTGTTCAACTGGAGCGAGTTCACCCTCGACGACTCCGGCCTGTACATCAACAGCACGCAGGTCGACATGTTCTCCGCGCCGTACGCGGTGGGTGTGCAGGGCGCCGACGGCGGTGTGAAGAGCGCCGGCCACCTCAGGCCCGGCGGCTACAACGGCGTCTTCAACGCACTGCGAGCCCAGCCCGGCGGCTGGGCGGGCCTCATCCAGACCCGCCCGGACGGCACCCTCCTGCGGGCCCTCGCGCCAGGGCACGGCATCGAGGCGGGCGGCCTGCCCGCGAACACGATGGACGACTACATCAACCGGGTGTGGCAGAAGTACACCAGCGCCACCCTGACGGTCACGCCCTTCGCGGACCGGCCGAACACCAAGTACTTCGGGCGGGTCTCCGGCGACGTCATGAACTTCACCAACGGCGCCGGAGCCGTGGTCACCAGTTTCCAGAAGCCGGACTCCGACTCCGTCTTCGGCTGCTACAAGCGCCTGGACGCACCCAACGACGAGGTGCGCGGCCCGATTTCGCGGACCCTGTGCGCCGGCTACAACCGCACGACCCTGCTCACCAACGCCAACCAGCCCGACACCAGTGACGCCGGCTTCTACACCGACGCCGTGACCAACCACTACGCCCGTGCGATCCACGCCCAGATGGCCGACGGAAAGGCGTACGCCTTCGCCTTCGACGACGTCGGCCAGCACGAGTCGCTCGTCCACGACGGCAATCCGCAGCAGGCGTCCATCACCCTGGACCCCTTCAACTAG
- a CDS encoding TetR family transcriptional regulator — translation MARATQTAGTSGTGRPAPRHHGNRHGRSEQARLSVLNAADDLLAEKGFAGVTMEGIATRAGVAKQTIYRWWSAKTDILMDALLQDVAEDLPVRDRGDLALDLRGYLCDLAGFLSGSDSGAVFKALVAQAQHDPAFARDFRARYLDGQRRRDRLPLERAMERGELPPGLDLTAETDQLMGPVYYRVLVTDEPVGQEFTDRLVDAFLHRHGLTPPAND, via the coding sequence ATGGCACGCGCGACACAGACCGCCGGGACGAGCGGCACCGGCCGACCGGCACCACGCCACCACGGCAACCGGCACGGGCGCAGCGAACAGGCCCGGCTGTCGGTGCTGAACGCGGCCGACGACCTGCTGGCCGAGAAGGGCTTCGCGGGCGTCACGATGGAGGGGATCGCCACCCGGGCCGGGGTCGCCAAGCAGACGATCTACCGCTGGTGGAGCGCCAAGACCGACATCCTCATGGACGCCCTTCTCCAGGACGTGGCCGAGGACCTGCCCGTGCGCGACCGCGGTGACCTCGCCCTGGACCTGCGCGGCTATCTGTGCGACCTGGCCGGGTTCCTCAGCGGGTCCGACTCCGGCGCCGTTTTCAAGGCCCTGGTCGCCCAGGCGCAGCACGATCCGGCGTTCGCCCGGGACTTCCGGGCCCGGTACCTCGACGGCCAGCGCCGCCGCGACCGCCTCCCGCTGGAACGCGCCATGGAGCGCGGGGAGTTGCCGCCCGGCCTGGACCTGACAGCCGAGACCGACCAGCTCATGGGCCCCGTCTACTACCGGGTACTGGTGACCGACGAACCCGTCGGCCAGGAATTCACCGACCGGCTCGTGGACGCCTTCCTCCACCGCCACGGACTGACACCACCGGCGAACGACTGA